One genomic segment of Acinetobacter oleivorans DR1 includes these proteins:
- a CDS encoding biotin--[acetyl-CoA-carboxylase] ligase: MDLETRQLQQLLSAKNQLPEVVLLKATTTSTNDDIREIAQKGITTGLVCSAQQTQGRGQHQRQWISPEGNIYLSTLVQTRTPLDGRLALEVALNILQIPQLQSLNLQVKWPNDLYSTHGKWGGILVEPLSQHQAIVGVGINLKTPPVTDSDQPITSLEDLGLEQMSRLELISELYVAIQNAARWFDHGCYNLAGRFNHHAAWLNQLVQFEHSQGLVHGRFVGISNEGAVILETPEPQQFYQGRLRPQVNQ, from the coding sequence ATGGATTTAGAGACTCGCCAACTACAACAACTTTTAAGCGCAAAAAACCAGCTTCCAGAAGTGGTTTTATTAAAAGCAACCACAACTTCGACCAATGATGATATTCGTGAAATTGCCCAAAAAGGCATTACAACGGGCTTGGTTTGCAGTGCTCAACAAACTCAAGGGCGAGGTCAACATCAACGGCAATGGATTTCACCTGAAGGAAACATTTATTTAAGCACATTGGTGCAAACTCGAACACCCTTAGATGGTCGCTTAGCACTTGAAGTTGCTCTGAATATTTTGCAAATCCCGCAGTTACAATCGCTGAATTTGCAAGTGAAATGGCCAAATGATTTGTATAGTACGCATGGAAAATGGGGTGGAATTTTGGTCGAACCGCTTTCCCAGCATCAAGCTATTGTGGGCGTAGGTATTAATTTAAAAACACCACCAGTGACTGATAGTGACCAACCGATTACCTCTCTAGAGGATTTAGGCCTAGAACAAATGAGTCGTCTTGAACTTATTTCAGAGCTTTATGTGGCGATTCAAAATGCAGCTCGTTGGTTTGATCATGGTTGCTACAACTTGGCTGGACGTTTTAACCACCACGCTGCATGGCTTAATCAGTTGGTGCAGTTCGAACATAGTCAGGGACTGGTTCATGGTCGTTTTGTTGGAATATCCAATGAAGGTGCAGTAATTCTTGAAACTCCTGAACCTCAGCAGTTTTATCAAGGTCGCTTAAGACCGCAAGTGAATCAATAA
- a CDS encoding pantothenate kinase: MKSLWLDIGNTRLKYWITENQQIIEHAAELHLQSPADLLLGLIQHFKHQGLHRIGISSVLDTENNQRIQQILKWLEIPIVFAKVHAEYAELKCGYEVPSQLGIDRWLQVLAVAQTDENYCIIGCGTALTIDLTQGKQHLGGYILPNLYLQRDALIQNTKGIKIPDSAFDNLNPGNNTVDAVHHGILLGLISTIESIMQQSPKKLLLTGGDAPLFAKFLKKYDPVVETDLLLKGLQQYIAHYPKD, encoded by the coding sequence ATGAAAAGTTTATGGCTTGATATCGGGAACACCCGTTTAAAGTATTGGATTACTGAAAATCAGCAGATTATTGAACATGCAGCTGAGCTACATTTACAGTCCCCTGCCGATTTATTATTGGGTTTAATTCAACACTTTAAACATCAAGGTCTGCATCGCATTGGGATTTCCTCAGTACTCGATACTGAAAACAACCAACGTATTCAGCAGATTTTAAAATGGCTTGAAATTCCAATTGTTTTTGCCAAAGTACATGCTGAATATGCTGAGTTAAAGTGTGGCTATGAAGTACCAAGTCAGCTCGGGATTGACCGTTGGCTACAAGTACTCGCTGTAGCTCAAACAGATGAAAACTATTGTATTATTGGATGTGGAACAGCCTTAACGATTGATTTAACGCAAGGCAAACAACATTTAGGAGGTTATATTCTCCCTAATTTATATTTGCAGCGCGATGCACTCATTCAAAATACTAAAGGCATTAAAATTCCAGACTCAGCTTTTGATAATTTAAACCCGGGCAATAACACAGTCGATGCTGTACACCACGGTATTTTGTTAGGTCTGATTAGTACAATTGAAAGCATTATGCAGCAATCTCCTAAAAAATTGCTCCTTACGGGTGGAGATGCACCTCTTTTTGCTAAGTTCTTGAAAAAATATGATCCAGTCGTAGAAACAGATCTTTTGCTCAAAGGACTACAACAATATATTGCTCATTATCCTAAAGACTAA
- the ffh gene encoding signal recognition particle protein, with product MFDTLTERLTQSLRNVTGSGQLTEDNIKDTLREVRMALLEADVALPVTREFIAKVKEEALGQEVMTQLSPGQAFVKIVYDELTKMMGEANETLDLSAKPPVVVLLAGLQGAGKTTTAAKLARFLKERQKKKVMTVSADVYRPAAIKQLETVSAEVGAGFIASDASEKPIDIVNRAIEQAKIQFADVLIVDTAGRLHVDEDMMDEIKELHAAVKPTETLFVVDAMTGQDAANTAKAFNDALALTGVILTKTDGDARGGAALSVRAITGKPIKFLGMGEKLDALEPFHPDRVAQRILGMGDVLSLVEEVERKIDKEKAEKMAKKLQKGGSFNFEDMLMQFEQMKSMGGMMGFLDKLPGMSGAGIQQAIEQANPEKQVKKMEAIIQSMTVKERRNPDLMNPSRKKRIAAGCGMDVAEVNKLIKQQAQMAKMMKKFANPSGMSKMMRSLGNMQKQFGGGGGGGMGPLFGNNDQKK from the coding sequence ATGTTTGATACCTTAACAGAACGACTCACACAGAGTTTAAGAAATGTTACTGGCTCAGGGCAGCTGACCGAAGACAATATTAAAGATACCTTACGTGAAGTACGTATGGCACTTCTTGAAGCCGATGTCGCGTTACCTGTAACTCGTGAATTTATCGCGAAAGTTAAGGAAGAGGCATTGGGCCAAGAAGTGATGACTCAGTTATCACCAGGCCAGGCATTTGTAAAAATCGTCTATGACGAACTCACCAAGATGATGGGTGAGGCGAATGAAACACTTGATTTAAGTGCTAAGCCTCCCGTTGTTGTATTACTTGCTGGTTTACAAGGTGCGGGTAAAACGACAACTGCCGCTAAGTTGGCACGTTTCTTAAAAGAACGTCAAAAGAAAAAAGTAATGACGGTTTCTGCCGACGTTTACCGTCCGGCAGCAATTAAACAGTTAGAAACTGTGTCAGCAGAAGTTGGTGCAGGTTTTATTGCATCAGATGCTTCTGAAAAGCCAATTGATATCGTTAATCGTGCAATTGAACAAGCAAAAATCCAGTTTGCTGATGTGTTAATTGTCGATACCGCAGGTCGTTTGCATGTCGATGAAGACATGATGGACGAAATTAAAGAATTACATGCTGCCGTTAAGCCGACTGAAACCTTATTCGTGGTTGATGCCATGACAGGTCAGGATGCTGCAAATACAGCTAAAGCGTTTAATGATGCATTAGCACTTACAGGTGTGATTCTTACTAAAACTGATGGTGATGCACGTGGTGGTGCTGCGCTTTCTGTACGTGCAATTACGGGTAAGCCAATCAAGTTCTTAGGTATGGGTGAGAAGCTTGATGCTTTAGAACCATTCCATCCGGATCGTGTTGCTCAACGTATTTTAGGCATGGGTGACGTACTTTCTTTAGTCGAGGAAGTTGAACGTAAAATCGACAAAGAAAAAGCCGAAAAAATGGCTAAAAAATTGCAAAAAGGCGGCAGCTTCAACTTTGAAGATATGCTGATGCAATTTGAGCAAATGAAAAGTATGGGCGGCATGATGGGCTTCTTAGATAAGTTGCCTGGCATGAGCGGTGCAGGAATTCAGCAGGCTATTGAGCAAGCAAATCCTGAAAAACAGGTCAAGAAAATGGAAGCTATTATCCAGTCAATGACCGTTAAAGAACGCCGTAATCCAGACTTGATGAACCCAAGCCGTAAAAAACGTATTGCCGCGGGTTGTGGTATGGATGTTGCTGAAGTGAATAAACTCATTAAGCAACAAGCACAAATGGCTAAAATGATGAAGAAATTTGCGAATCCATCTGGTATGAGCAAAATGATGCGTTCATTAGGCAATATGCAAAAACAATTTGGTGGCGGCGGTGGTGGTGGAATGGGCCCACTGTTTGGCAACAACGACCAAAAGAAATAA
- a CDS encoding cytochrome C assembly family protein encodes MISLPLVYTILALIAYTTSFWYLFIRLMSKREPNPWLFAFVATLALLLHGTVLCHAMLTPAGINYDVFNLVSFTSWLMLLLSLIFSIFRPIVPLNLLGIPVAAIGLILGFGFSRPDQFIEQHSLGLDTHIILSLSAYAVLLMATIHAILLWFQNRELKKKQKKRFWVNLLPPIQAMESLLFDLIITGFILLTIALTFGFLTIDSFFAQHLAHKTVFSIISWFIYGSLLIGHYKLGWRGQKAIRFTLIGFVLLAIGFIGSKFVLEMILGR; translated from the coding sequence ATGATTAGCCTCCCCTTGGTTTACACAATTTTGGCACTCATCGCATATACCACTTCTTTCTGGTATCTGTTTATTCGTTTAATGTCAAAACGTGAACCAAACCCATGGTTATTTGCTTTTGTTGCAACTTTGGCGCTCCTGTTGCACGGTACAGTTTTATGTCACGCCATGCTGACACCAGCCGGAATTAACTACGATGTTTTTAATTTAGTATCGTTTACATCGTGGCTTATGCTGTTGTTAAGTTTAATTTTTAGTATTTTTCGTCCCATCGTACCGCTAAATTTATTAGGCATTCCTGTAGCGGCTATTGGTCTAATTTTAGGTTTTGGATTCAGTCGACCAGATCAATTTATTGAGCAGCATTCGTTAGGCTTAGATACTCATATTATTCTTTCACTTTCTGCCTATGCAGTTTTATTGATGGCAACCATTCACGCTATTTTGCTCTGGTTCCAAAATCGTGAACTCAAAAAGAAACAAAAAAAACGCTTTTGGGTCAATTTACTTCCGCCAATTCAGGCGATGGAGTCTTTGTTATTTGATCTGATCATTACTGGCTTTATTTTATTAACAATTGCACTCACTTTTGGTTTCTTGACAATCGATAGCTTCTTTGCACAGCATCTCGCTCATAAGACTGTATTTAGTATTATTTCTTGGTTTATCTATGGCTCACTCTTAATTGGCCATTACAAACTTGGCTGGAGAGGTCAAAAAGCGATTCGTTTTACCTTAATTGGTTTTGTGCTTTTGGCTATTGGTTTTATTGGTAGTAAATTTGTGCTTGAGATGATCTTGGGCCGTTAA
- a CDS encoding tRNA dihydrouridine synthase — protein sequence MKLILAPMEGLTDPIMRDTLTSVGHFDWCVTEFIRVTDSILPDHIYYSFCPELKNDGKTAAGTPVHVQFLGNNPDMLAANAAKVVELGAPAIDLNFGCPAKTVNRHRGGSVLLDEPDVVHMLIKAVRDALPAHIPVSAKMRLGYLDENHTMENAHAVEDAGASWLTVHARTKADGYTPPAYWEKILPIKEALKINVIANGEIWTNADARACQQQSGCEDLMIGRGAVTTPDLTQCIRQNMDEALFSWEQLVDLQIRFLNGQAKTEIGMVGRYKQWLGMMTKAYPQAKELWDQVKRIKALDEIVQQLEHTRSENI from the coding sequence GTGAAACTCATACTCGCTCCAATGGAAGGTTTAACTGACCCGATCATGCGGGATACACTCACATCTGTTGGTCATTTCGACTGGTGTGTGACCGAGTTTATTCGAGTTACAGACAGCATTTTGCCAGACCATATTTACTATAGTTTTTGCCCTGAGTTAAAGAACGATGGTAAAACAGCTGCTGGAACGCCTGTTCATGTCCAGTTCTTAGGTAACAACCCAGATATGCTGGCAGCAAATGCAGCAAAAGTTGTAGAGCTTGGTGCACCAGCAATTGATCTAAATTTCGGTTGTCCTGCAAAAACTGTAAATCGACACCGAGGTGGCTCTGTTCTTCTTGATGAACCTGATGTTGTACATATGCTCATTAAAGCAGTGAGAGATGCACTACCTGCACACATCCCTGTTTCAGCAAAAATGCGTTTAGGTTATCTCGATGAAAATCACACCATGGAAAATGCCCATGCTGTTGAAGATGCTGGTGCAAGTTGGTTAACGGTTCATGCTCGTACTAAAGCAGACGGTTACACGCCACCAGCTTATTGGGAAAAAATTCTACCGATTAAAGAAGCTTTAAAAATTAATGTCATTGCGAATGGTGAAATCTGGACCAATGCTGATGCTAGAGCCTGTCAGCAACAGTCTGGTTGTGAAGACTTAATGATTGGCCGTGGTGCGGTAACGACTCCAGATTTAACCCAATGCATTCGCCAAAACATGGATGAAGCGTTATTTAGTTGGGAACAACTGGTTGATTTACAAATTCGCTTTTTAAACGGTCAGGCAAAGACAGAAATTGGTATGGTTGGTCGTTATAAGCAATGGTTAGGAATGATGACCAAAGCCTACCCTCAAGCGAAAGAATTATGGGACCAAGTTAAACGTATTAAAGCTTTGGATGAAATTGTTCAACAATTAGAACACACCAGATCAGAAAACATTTAA
- a CDS encoding DUF6160 family protein, with the protein MKNKNIGCWLLLASSSSVFAMQPLDDQSLAAATGQNGLTLGIQADKVKFNQVALIDTNGIASTSYNSKAGFVIAGNSTNPVPGIEFIKATVSSNPSFNIAMDVDAGGGNPFLNLAVSMGSDVNGIRLLPFSVYLAPSASLSSPSDYALTSYAPKSIFSSGTTVNTGVKELIRSTGNLDINFVQTNKPRLNIQLGHAAQSVMVKFGGAIQSICSAATGCPITLVSDNTGATFGFKFAGTNTSTGFVLDGFYAGVDPTGLTFGNTGVSSKFDASLNNVTLGNMGTQNTTTFNNLPNGSMGSFGVTGVSVTDFKMKVSGF; encoded by the coding sequence ATGAAGAATAAAAATATAGGGTGCTGGTTGCTACTTGCCAGTAGTTCAAGTGTTTTTGCAATGCAGCCTTTAGATGATCAAAGTCTTGCGGCCGCGACGGGTCAAAATGGTTTAACCTTAGGTATTCAGGCTGATAAAGTTAAATTTAATCAAGTCGCTCTGATTGATACAAACGGTATTGCTTCAACTTCATATAACAGTAAGGCTGGCTTTGTCATTGCAGGAAATTCTACAAATCCAGTTCCTGGCATAGAGTTTATTAAAGCTACGGTATCGAGTAATCCTTCTTTTAATATTGCAATGGATGTCGATGCTGGTGGTGGAAATCCTTTTTTAAATTTAGCTGTATCTATGGGGAGTGATGTAAACGGTATTCGACTTTTACCTTTTTCAGTTTATTTAGCTCCAAGTGCATCTTTATCTAGTCCATCTGATTATGCATTAACAAGTTATGCACCAAAATCAATTTTTAGTTCAGGAACGACAGTCAATACGGGTGTAAAAGAGCTGATCCGTTCTACTGGCAATTTAGATATTAACTTTGTACAAACCAATAAACCTCGTTTAAATATTCAGCTTGGCCATGCTGCTCAATCAGTTATGGTTAAATTTGGGGGGGCAATTCAATCTATTTGTTCTGCTGCTACAGGTTGTCCAATTACTTTAGTGTCCGATAATACAGGTGCTACATTTGGATTTAAATTTGCGGGCACAAATACCTCAACTGGTTTTGTGCTTGATGGTTTCTATGCAGGTGTTGATCCAACTGGATTAACTTTTGGAAATACAGGCGTATCAAGTAAATTTGATGCTTCACTTAATAATGTCACTTTAGGAAATATGGGTACTCAAAATACAACAACATTTAATAATTTACCGAATGGCTCAATGGGGAGTTTTGGTGTCACTGGCGTTTCTGTAACTGACTTTAAAATGAAAGTAAGCGGCTTTTAA
- a CDS encoding DUF6160 family protein — protein MKKNKENHSSKFILNTLATSMLLVSGQIYALEALTDADLSAVNGQDGISIQTTFNEINIDNAYWDDHAGTPTSADQVLRAQASGVKVQKSNASSQTLSTNYRLDVGSNPTTGKTGLDFSMQSSPSLITVNSVKVCNSSATCSPTLGQLAIQTTSPLNLALTTQDGLFNANSQSSMTLGINNANIYLGQLDARSQLNQLILRNFNFNFVGKGAMLIDPTRGLVLQTNTGTNVAGVGQTPNTTYGYVDFNRVADSASGLTAGTYVDSSGKVTNSGLNIEVMLSSNVNKANPYALDATNSPQNAKGLIRLGASGRMVNSYLQLRGIDGTADTTTLGTANTAAGTSSSNSILGNSGIAFRMKGEFTKDNDSMLGADGKATTLEIGGAGLNAYGFEFGNLTGLNSATRGYFDSGNIYLNLADTKTLLMPNNATLNGIRLGSGTLTTAADYQHNIHRDTVTNPFSLILAMRGAEFQAFSRRGRFTTSANVAPANQFADNGANNQWGLALPFYNLNANAAVYGLDAPANSTYYYTKDANGKPVQNVVAASGTTSRLGFGIAAGTTGRDATGTKTTSILLIDGSPNANNGGSPTDYYMGLRNIDMFVKGNGSIGLENGSLNISLKEMLLALSTEIAAGYLPGAKYKTCPATGSCTSPIDNFARNNDVLFGLKLRLGGDLNLSIVPNSSIADGSALTVLGDFTMPATATGNTVQISDPIDGSAIGFDNITGKLAFNTALVVGKDSTSGLGKVGVNTAVYFNPDKSIDGALRVKDINFYPPSTGAGARLGELAITGGRLNSSFSIVPRNGAFN, from the coding sequence ATGAAAAAAAATAAAGAAAATCACAGCTCAAAGTTTATTTTAAATACATTAGCAACCAGCATGTTGTTAGTGAGTGGTCAAATTTATGCTTTAGAAGCTTTAACAGATGCTGATTTGAGTGCCGTCAATGGACAAGATGGGATCTCGATTCAAACTACGTTTAATGAAATTAATATTGATAATGCTTACTGGGATGACCATGCAGGAACGCCAACAAGTGCTGATCAGGTATTAAGAGCTCAAGCAAGTGGTGTAAAAGTCCAAAAAAGTAATGCATCTAGCCAAACTTTAAGCACTAATTACCGTTTAGATGTAGGGAGTAACCCAACTACGGGTAAAACTGGACTAGACTTTTCTATGCAAAGTAGTCCATCACTTATTACAGTAAATAGCGTTAAAGTCTGTAATAGTTCAGCTACATGCTCGCCTACTTTAGGGCAGTTGGCTATTCAAACGACCTCTCCTTTAAATTTGGCACTTACAACCCAAGATGGGCTATTTAATGCAAATAGCCAGTCAAGCATGACACTTGGTATTAATAATGCCAATATTTATCTAGGGCAATTGGATGCTCGTAGTCAGCTAAATCAGTTAATTTTAAGAAATTTTAACTTTAATTTTGTTGGTAAAGGGGCCATGTTGATTGACCCAACTCGTGGCTTAGTTTTACAGACAAATACTGGAACTAATGTTGCAGGTGTAGGGCAAACTCCGAATACTACCTATGGCTATGTTGATTTTAACCGTGTAGCAGATTCAGCTTCTGGTTTAACTGCGGGTACATATGTTGACAGTAGCGGCAAAGTAACCAATTCAGGCCTGAATATTGAGGTGATGCTCAGCTCGAATGTAAATAAAGCTAACCCTTATGCTTTAGATGCAACTAATAGCCCACAAAATGCGAAAGGTTTGATTCGTTTAGGTGCTAGCGGACGTATGGTAAATAGTTATCTACAACTTCGTGGGATAGATGGTACTGCGGATACCACTACTTTAGGCACTGCAAATACAGCTGCTGGTACCAGTTCAAGTAATAGCATTTTAGGTAATTCTGGCATTGCCTTTCGTATGAAAGGTGAGTTCACTAAAGATAATGACTCAATGCTAGGTGCAGATGGTAAAGCAACCACTTTAGAAATTGGTGGAGCAGGTCTAAATGCTTATGGTTTCGAGTTTGGCAATTTAACTGGTCTTAACTCAGCTACGCGTGGTTATTTCGACAGCGGAAATATTTATCTAAATCTTGCTGATACAAAAACCTTATTAATGCCAAACAACGCAACCTTAAACGGAATCCGTTTAGGTAGTGGTACTTTAACGACAGCTGCTGATTATCAGCATAACATTCACCGTGATACGGTTACTAATCCGTTTAGCTTGATTCTTGCAATGCGTGGAGCAGAGTTTCAAGCATTTTCAAGACGTGGTCGTTTTACGACAAGTGCGAATGTCGCTCCTGCCAATCAGTTTGCAGATAATGGTGCAAACAACCAGTGGGGCTTAGCACTACCTTTTTATAATTTAAATGCTAATGCTGCTGTATATGGTTTAGACGCGCCAGCAAATAGTACTTATTACTATACAAAAGATGCCAATGGTAAACCTGTCCAGAATGTTGTTGCGGCATCTGGAACGACTTCACGTTTGGGTTTTGGTATTGCAGCTGGAACTACTGGACGTGATGCGACTGGAACCAAAACGACCTCAATTTTATTAATTGATGGTTCTCCAAATGCTAATAATGGCGGTAGTCCTACTGATTATTACATGGGGTTACGTAACATTGATATGTTCGTTAAAGGCAATGGAAGCATCGGTTTAGAAAATGGCAGTCTTAACATTAGTTTAAAAGAGATGCTACTTGCTTTATCAACTGAAATTGCAGCAGGGTATTTACCGGGGGCAAAATATAAAACTTGTCCAGCTACCGGTTCATGTACCTCACCAATTGATAACTTTGCCAGAAATAATGATGTCTTATTTGGTCTAAAACTGCGTTTAGGCGGAGATCTTAACTTATCGATCGTGCCAAACAGTTCAATTGCAGACGGTAGTGCTCTAACTGTACTGGGCGATTTCACCATGCCTGCCACAGCAACTGGAAATACGGTTCAAATTAGTGATCCGATCGATGGTTCTGCAATTGGCTTTGATAATATTACTGGAAAGCTTGCGTTTAATACTGCTTTAGTTGTTGGTAAAGACAGTACAAGTGGTTTAGGTAAAGTTGGCGTAAATACGGCGGTTTATTTTAATCCTGATAAGAGTATTGACGGCGCATTACGTGTTAAAGATATTAATTTCTATCCTCCATCAACTGGTGCAGGTGCACGTTTAGGTGAGCTTGCGATTACTGGTGGACGTTTAAATAGTAGCTTTAGTATTGTTCCTAGAAATGGTGCTTTTAACTAA
- a CDS encoding DUF6160 family protein — translation MKKISTLILALCATVTHAELQTLDNDALQAINGQAGADLSLMLNLNQTSNGIFDNGSGGVCENVEFCHIGLAINKRFVQADATKPSGWAENSDSGNKLWLVFKGVQGTLNIQKMGLDGADLKYLDKSNTEIIKPAIQLSFSSAQPILLRNFGFNALSIEQDNFTSSTTTQGSSTNMYDYAYFKKPTYAATANSANQQVATATPSAYDYGRETGFMGLMMNGNLAIQGKVMVFSCDGSHPRC, via the coding sequence ATGAAAAAAATAAGTACTTTGATCCTCGCTCTTTGCGCAACAGTTACTCATGCGGAGCTGCAAACTTTAGATAATGATGCTTTACAAGCGATTAATGGCCAAGCTGGTGCTGATTTGTCTTTAATGCTTAATTTAAACCAGACCAGTAACGGTATATTTGATAATGGTAGCGGCGGCGTTTGTGAAAACGTAGAGTTCTGCCACATTGGTTTAGCAATTAATAAACGTTTTGTGCAAGCAGATGCAACTAAGCCAAGTGGTTGGGCTGAAAATAGTGATAGTGGTAATAAGCTTTGGTTGGTGTTTAAAGGTGTACAAGGAACTTTAAACATCCAAAAAATGGGTTTGGATGGTGCTGATTTGAAGTATCTTGATAAAAGTAATACTGAAATTATTAAGCCTGCTATTCAGCTTAGTTTTAGCTCAGCTCAACCGATTTTATTGCGTAATTTTGGTTTTAATGCGTTATCCATTGAGCAAGATAACTTTACAAGTTCAACAACGACCCAAGGCTCGAGTACGAATATGTATGATTATGCATATTTCAAAAAACCAACGTATGCGGCGACTGCAAACAGTGCGAATCAGCAAGTGGCCACAGCAACGCCTTCAGCCTATGATTATGGACGTGAAACAGGTTTTATGGGTTTAATGATGAACGGAAACTTGGCTATTCAAGGAAAAGTCATGGTCTTTAGCTGTGATGGTAGCCATCCTCGTTGTTAA
- the dcd gene encoding dCTP deaminase, with the protein MAIKSDRWIREMSEKHGMIEPYAENQVRFDENGEKLISYGVSSYGYDVRCAREFKVFTNVHSAIVDPKNFDDKSFIDIESDVCIIPPNSFALARTIEYFRIPRNVLTVCLGKSTYARCGIIVNVTPLEPEWEGHVTLEFSNTTNLPARIYAGEGVAQMLFFESDEVCETSYKDRGGKYQGQTGVTLPKT; encoded by the coding sequence ATGGCTATTAAGTCTGATCGTTGGATTCGCGAGATGAGCGAAAAACACGGCATGATTGAACCTTATGCAGAGAATCAAGTCCGTTTTGATGAAAATGGTGAAAAGTTGATTTCCTACGGGGTCTCTAGCTATGGTTACGATGTACGCTGTGCCCGTGAATTTAAGGTTTTTACTAACGTACATTCTGCAATTGTCGATCCAAAGAATTTTGATGACAAAAGCTTTATCGATATTGAATCTGATGTTTGTATTATTCCGCCAAACTCATTTGCTTTAGCGCGTACAATCGAATATTTCCGTATTCCTCGTAATGTGTTGACAGTCTGCTTAGGTAAATCGACCTATGCTCGCTGCGGTATCATTGTGAATGTAACTCCATTAGAGCCTGAATGGGAAGGTCACGTAACTTTAGAATTTTCAAACACCACTAATTTACCTGCCCGGATTTATGCAGGGGAAGGTGTAGCACAAATGCTATTTTTTGAAAGTGATGAAGTATGTGAAACATCTTATAAAGATCGTGGTGGTAAATACCAAGGACAAACTGGCGTTACACTTCCTAAAACATAA
- a CDS encoding LysE family translocator gives MISWLFIGLVATILLTPGPTNTLLASSGVQVGLRKSVKLIPAEVLGYVISISAWGMLIGKVSNTLPLLPPILKLLSACYIIFLAIKLWHTANQEVELNQPTIRARELFCATLLNPKALLFASAIFPVAAWSNFHIYLVHMMAYLALITPIALFWIFLGSVLASKKVGWLNQTNLQRTASLVLVSFSIPISYSALLNL, from the coding sequence ATGATTTCATGGCTTTTTATTGGCTTAGTAGCCACAATTTTACTTACCCCTGGTCCAACTAACACTTTGCTTGCTTCTTCAGGCGTGCAAGTGGGACTACGGAAGTCAGTAAAACTTATTCCAGCAGAAGTTTTGGGTTACGTGATCTCTATTTCTGCATGGGGAATGCTAATTGGGAAAGTGTCTAACACATTGCCCTTGCTGCCGCCTATTCTTAAGCTGTTGAGTGCTTGCTATATTATTTTCTTAGCCATTAAGCTATGGCATACGGCAAATCAAGAAGTTGAATTAAATCAGCCTACAATCCGTGCTCGTGAATTATTTTGTGCAACTTTATTGAACCCCAAAGCCTTACTGTTTGCTTCAGCAATTTTTCCGGTAGCTGCATGGAGTAATTTTCATATTTATTTGGTTCATATGATGGCTTACTTAGCACTCATTACACCAATTGCGTTGTTCTGGATTTTCTTGGGTTCAGTTTTAGCATCTAAGAAAGTGGGTTGGTTAAATCAAACTAATTTACAAAGAACGGCTTCACTTGTTTTAGTCAGCTTTTCAATTCCAATTAGTTATTCTGCTTTACTGAACCTTTAA
- a CDS encoding DUF2062 domain-containing protein → MIMAKHFFQSWLPSPEKVSNMKFLRIFGKKTLNPVLWYVNRKSITRAVFVGTFFGLLPIPFHSVFIVMAVLLFEVNLPISLMLAWLSNPLTLVPILYIGFWFGAHIFHVHMINKEMLLGVLHQISRWITHFGHGHIDFSLAKILMTGLVVEAFVFAVILYLSTEIFWRWMVIKNWKSRHCHKKQEEEVL, encoded by the coding sequence ATGATTATGGCAAAGCACTTTTTTCAATCTTGGCTTCCCTCACCCGAGAAAGTTTCAAATATGAAATTTCTAAGGATTTTTGGTAAAAAGACCTTGAATCCTGTGCTTTGGTATGTCAATCGGAAATCGATTACCCGAGCTGTTTTTGTCGGAACTTTTTTTGGTTTACTGCCTATTCCTTTTCACAGTGTATTTATTGTGATGGCGGTCTTACTATTCGAAGTAAATTTACCCATTAGCTTAATGCTGGCTTGGCTAAGTAATCCTCTTACTCTAGTTCCTATTCTATATATTGGTTTTTGGTTTGGTGCACATATTTTTCATGTGCATATGATCAACAAAGAAATGTTGCTAGGTGTATTGCACCAAATTTCCCGCTGGATTACTCATTTCGGGCATGGACACATTGATTTTAGTCTCGCGAAAATTTTGATGACAGGTCTAGTGGTCGAAGCTTTCGTATTTGCCGTCATTTTATATCTATCTACAGAAATTTTTTGGCGTTGGATGGTTATTAAGAACTGGAAAAGTAGACATTGTCATAAAAAGCAAGAAGAAGAAGTTTTATAA